Proteins from a genomic interval of Papaver somniferum cultivar HN1 chromosome 4, ASM357369v1, whole genome shotgun sequence:
- the LOC113275389 gene encoding AP-3 complex subunit delta-like: MAGSSIMESFFQRSLDDLIKGLRLQVTEYNFISKSLEEIKREIKSTDIQTKSIALEKLTYLNSVHSVDMIWASFHVVEVMSSTKFIHKKIGYLAASQSFNESTDVILLITNQLRKDLNSSNQFEAGLALECLAVIGNTDLARDLTPEIFTLLSSSKDFVRKKAVAVILRVFNKYPDAVRVSFKRLVENLESVNSDPTAAIGVFCELCSKDPRSYLPLAPEFYKILVDSKNNWVLIKVLKVFSKLAPLEPRLAKRIVDPIGEHMKRTSSKSLMFECIRTVVTCLTDYEVILKLAVEKIRDCFLSDNDDDPNLKYLGLQVLSILGSKQHLLAVVENKEFVIKSLSDLDPNIKFESLRLVMEMVSEGNVAEITHYLVGAALKSDPEFCNEILGSILTTCSRNVYEVIVDFDWYVSLLGDISRNPHCQKGEEIERQLVDICLRVAEVRPEIVRVSRDLLIDPALLSNPYMHRILRAAAWVSGEHIELSRNPFELMEALLQPRTNLLPPLVRAVYIHSAFKVLVFCLYSYLAPKEVISTSVGDLAPEESAEASEQEASFSEGDEYFDPRMKRLGEGHTRDRNIENGQASSSASLENDPFTHESIFNMLNMIKMALGPLSGSDEVEVQERASNVLGLIDLMEQELPGLLVREGSLRGEEFQGVKFLDLLQNAFSKELGPVSLSAQQRVPVPEGLLLKENLSKLETVCGDINLTPSSSFSLGSVLFVEKHNSQQTEKESDPSSESTSLLSEHRKRHGLYYLSADKNGSGSNDYPPVNELSNAIDSAQDLLRLPGQSVDSKKKSTTKRRPVVVRLDDGEEATVSGVQKPKDSKDNMLSGAVRDILLGDETKRMSSQSMPSNTGKRNGKEVSLDTGHVPQSKEKGEIENPSTSISHHGKERRRRSKKKDGEESSQKERQKSHRQGRSKTRQTAEIQSPVIPDFLL; this comes from the coding sequence atgGCAGGATCATCAATAATGGAATCTTTTTTCCAGCGTTCATTAGATGACCTAATCAAAGGCTTACGTCTCCAGGTAACTGAATACAACTTCATATCTAAATCCCTAGAagaaatcaaaagagaaatcAAATCAACAGACATTCAAACAAAATCAATTGCATTAGAAAAACTAACATATCTAAATTCAGTCCATTCTGTTGATATGATTTGGGCATCTTTTCATGTTGTTGAAGTTATGAGTAGTACAAAATTCATTCATAAGAAAATTGGTTACTTAGCCGCTTCACAGTCTTTTAATGAATCTACAGATGTTATTCTTTTGATTACTAATCAATTGAGGAAAGATCTTAATAGTAGTAATCAGTTTGAAGCTGGTCTAGCCTTAGAATGTTTGGCTGTCATTGGGAATACTGATTTAGCTAGAGATTTAACTCCTGAGATCTTTACTTTGTTGAGTAGTAGTAAGGATTTTGTTAGAAAGAAAGCCGTAGCGGTTATTTTAAGGGTTTTTAATAAGTATCCTGATGCTGTGAGGGTTTCATTTAAACGTTTGGTTGAGAATTTAGAGAGTGTGAATTCAGATCCGACGGCAGCTATTGGGGTTTTCTGTGAATTGTGTTCGAAAGATCCAAGATCCTATCTTCCTTTAGCTCCTGAGTTTTATAAGATTTTGGTTGATTCGAAGAATAACTGGGTGTTGATTAAGGTGCTTAAGGTGTTTAGTAAGTTGGCGCCTTTAGAACCTAGGTTAGCAAAGAGGATAGTTGATCCTATCGGAGAGCATATGAAGAGGACTTCGTCAAAGTCGTTAATGTTTGAGTGTATTAGGACTGTGGTTACTTGTTTGACTGATTATGAGGTTATACTTAAGCTTGCAGTTGAAAAAATTCGTGATTGTTTTTTgtctgataatgatgatgatccGAATTTGAAGTATCTTGGATTGCAAGTGCTTTCGATTCTTGGGTCAAAGCAACATTTGTTGGCTGTGGTTGAGAACAAGGAATTCGTGATTAAGTCGTTGAGTGATTTGGATCCAAATATTAAATTTGAATCGTTGCGGCTTGTTATGGAAATGGTTTCAGAGGGTAATGTAGCTGAAATAACTCATTATTTGGTTGGTGCTGCACTTAAATCTGATCCCGAATTTTGTAATGAGATTTTGGGCTCAATTTTAACGACTTGTAGTAGAAATGTTTATGAAGTTATTGTTGATTTCGATTGGTATGTTTCTCTTCTTGGGGATATCTCGAGGAATCCACACTGCCAAAAGGGGGAAGAAATAGAACGGCAACTTGTTGACATTTGTTTGAGGGTTGCAGAAGTTAGGCCTGAGATTGTACGTGTTTCTCGTGATCTTCTCATTGATCCAGCCTTACTGAGTAATccttacatgcatagaatattaCGTGCAGCTGCTTGGGTTTCTGGAGAACATATTGAACTCTCAAGAAACCCATTTGAACTTATGGAGGCACTATTACAGCCACGAACCAATCTCTTGCCACCATTAGTCAGGGCTGTGTATATCCATTCTGCATTTAAAGTTCTTGTCTTCTGCCTGTATTCTTATCTTGCGCCGAAAGAAGTTATTTCAACATCTGTGGGTGATTTGGCGCCAGAAGAATCAGCTGAAGCATCAGAACAGgaagcttctttctctgaagggGATGAATATTTCGATCCAAGGATGAAAAGATTAGGGGAAGGTCATACTCGGGACAGAAATATCGAGAACGGGCAGGCTTCTTCTTCAGCTTCTTTAGAGAATGATCCTTTCACTCACGAGTCTATTTTTAACATGTTAAATATGATAAAAATGGCTTTAGGGCCACTATCAGGGAGCGATGAAGTAGAAGTGCAGGAAAGAGCAAGCAATGTTCTTGGCTTGATTGACCTAATGGAGCAAGAACTACCTGGTTTGCTAGTCAGGGAAGGAAGTTTAAGGGGGGAAGAATTCCAAGGTGTTAAATTTCTGGACTTACTGCAGAATGCGTTTTCCAAAGAGCTCGGTCCAGTTTCACTGAGTGCTCAACAAAGAGTTCCGGTACCTGAGGGACTTCTGCTCAAGGAAAATTTGTCCAAGTTGGAAACTGTTTGTGGTGATATTAATCTCACTCCATCAAGTTCATTTTCCCTTGGAAGTGTTCTTTTTGTTGAAAAGCACAATTCTCAGCAGACGGAGAAAGAGTCAGACCCATCGTCTGAGTCTACATCTCTGCTATCTGAACATCGAAAGAGACATGGCTTATATTACCTCTCTGCAGATAAAAATGGAAGTGGATCTAATGATTATCCGCCTGTGAATGAGTTGAGTAATGCCATTGACAGTGCTCAAGATCTTTTAAGACTTCCAGGGCAGTCAGTTGACTCGAAAAAAAAGAGCACAACAAAGCGACGTCCTGTGGTGGTACGCCTGGATGATGGAGAAGAAGCAACTGTTTCGGGTGTACAGAAACCGAAAGATTCAAAAGATAATATGCTTTCAGGTGCTGTCCGAGATATTCTTTTGGGGGATGAAACCAAACGCATGTCATCACAAAGTATGCCTTCTAATACTGGAAAAAGAAACGGAAAAGAGGTGTCACTAGATACTGGACATGTTCCCCAATCTAAAGAAAAGGGTGAAATAGAAAACCCTAGCACTAGTATCAGTCATCATGGTAAAGAGAGACGTAGAAGATCCAAGAAGAAAGATGGTGAAGAAAGTAGCCAAAAGGAAAGGCAGAAGAGTCATCGTCAAGGTAGGTCCAAGACTCGTCAAACTGCAGAAATCCAATCGCCTGTGATACCTGATTTCCTCTTGTAG